In Acinetobacter sp. C32I, one genomic interval encodes:
- a CDS encoding VOC family protein translates to MQRTEIDFIVKDSITALAFYEQVFEVERIEVGDFVVGQNSVIMSIHGVHFHMLDENPDFRLLAPTQESYIPIWFNITVTDIEKTLQQAVDAGAAVIQAVQDMPKMGIKNAMFKDPFGYMWLLHQILEVVDYETRAQLLEQQGFQRKSG, encoded by the coding sequence ATGCAAAGAACAGAAATAGATTTTATCGTGAAAGATAGCATAACTGCATTGGCATTTTATGAGCAGGTTTTTGAGGTTGAAAGAATTGAAGTTGGTGATTTTGTCGTTGGACAAAATAGTGTGATTATGAGTATTCATGGGGTTCATTTTCATATGCTGGATGAAAACCCAGATTTCCGATTGCTGGCTCCTACTCAAGAAAGCTACATTCCGATTTGGTTTAATATTACCGTCACTGATATCGAGAAAACATTGCAGCAAGCAGTCGATGCGGGTGCCGCGGTGATTCAGGCGGTACAGGATATGCCTAAAATGGGCATCAAAAACGCGATGTTTAAAGATCCTTTTGGCTATATGTGGTTATTACATCAGATACTTGAAGTGGTTGATTATGAAACTCGGGCTCAATTATTGGAGCAACAAGGTTTTCAGCGTAAATCTGGTTAA
- a CDS encoding TorF family putative porin encodes MKGFHCVLVLTTVLASNDALASDQPTTSNLVLSGNVTLASEYRWRGQTQTQNDAALQGNFVLNHSSGFYASAFASNVDFGDEAHLELDPFIGYTTPINLGKFQPTLDLGMLRYHYVGKSDLNYNEYYLKLIINNALNDNDSFTPSVSYTPQYGGKATRQSIGENVKNWYFNLLYSTPIAETNFGAVASLGYSKASQEIYGGDPKDHFFDWKIGTNYSYKPMNLSAELAAIGTNLDSSGYSDSNKKGVKTAAVFSLTKSF; translated from the coding sequence ATGAAAGGTTTTCATTGTGTGCTGGTTTTAACAACTGTTTTAGCCTCAAACGATGCGTTAGCATCAGATCAGCCCACAACATCGAATTTAGTGCTGAGTGGCAATGTCACATTGGCCAGTGAATATCGTTGGCGTGGACAAACTCAAACCCAGAATGATGCAGCCTTGCAAGGTAACTTTGTCTTAAATCATTCCTCAGGATTCTATGCCTCGGCTTTTGCTTCGAATGTTGATTTTGGTGATGAAGCACACTTAGAACTCGATCCTTTTATTGGCTATACCACTCCAATCAACTTAGGGAAATTCCAACCCACTCTTGATCTCGGTATGCTGCGTTATCATTATGTCGGTAAAAGCGACTTAAATTATAATGAGTATTATCTCAAACTAATCATCAATAATGCTTTGAACGATAATGATAGCTTTACACCGAGTGTGAGCTATACCCCGCAATATGGAGGCAAAGCCACTCGCCAAAGCATAGGTGAAAATGTCAAAAATTGGTATTTTAACCTTTTATATAGCACTCCCATTGCCGAAACCAACTTTGGTGCAGTTGCAAGCTTAGGCTATTCCAAAGCAAGCCAAGAAATTTATGGTGGAGATCCTAAAGATCATTTCTTCGATTGGAAAATTGGCACAAATTATAGCTATAAACCGATGAACTTAAGTGCGGAACTGGCTGCAATTGGAACCAACCTTGATAGCTCTGGTTATTCAGATAGCAATAAAAAAGGGGTTAAAACTGCCGCCGTGTTTAGCTTGACCAAGTCTTTTTAG
- a CDS encoding helix-turn-helix domain-containing protein, giving the protein MSSNKTSVDEPCPVARCADVIGDRWSLLIIRDVMDGIHRFGDLQRSLSVARNILSNRLHKLIDAEILEMRAASDGTAYQEYILTDKGKQLFPIVVALRQWGEQYLFGKNEAHSVLIEKSTQKPVPLMTLSSSKGHILDADTTEVLKVNL; this is encoded by the coding sequence ATGTCATCAAATAAAACTTCCGTAGATGAACCTTGTCCTGTTGCACGTTGTGCTGATGTGATTGGAGATCGTTGGTCATTGCTGATTATTCGCGATGTGATGGATGGGATACATCGCTTTGGTGATCTACAACGTAGTCTGAGTGTTGCACGTAATATTTTATCCAACAGACTGCATAAATTAATTGATGCTGAAATTCTAGAAATGCGAGCCGCGTCTGATGGCACAGCCTATCAAGAATATATTTTGACGGATAAAGGAAAACAGCTGTTCCCGATCGTGGTTGCATTACGCCAATGGGGTGAACAATATCTATTTGGGAAAAATGAAGCGCATTCTGTCCTGATCGAAAAATCCACCCAAAAACCTGTGCCATTAATGACACTCAGCTCAAGTAAAGGGCATATCTTAGACGCGGATACAACAGAAGTATTAAAAGTGAATCTATAG
- a CDS encoding MFS transporter, with protein sequence MNSPCTSALSQNEKHCLIQSKKLPTCLVWLFAIASGLSVANVYYAQPLLDAIAADLAISYAAVGSVILVTQLGCAIALLLLVPLGDRVDRRRLMLLQLFGLVLALTAVSITKTAIGIFASMFAVGMLGTAMTQGLIAYAASVAESHERGYVVGTAQSGVFIGLLLARVFAGGVSDLAGWRSVYFCAATLMLMIAFPLWKSLPVRSNTQNTLAYPRLILSMLSLLYHNKLLQIRGILALLMFAVFNIFWSALALLLSSPPYQYSHTAIGAFGLVGALGALMATKAGQWADQGFAQRTSAFALLVILLSWLAFAQMEYSIVALIIGILLLDLGGQALHVTNQSMILQTGQDNQSRLIGLYMLFYAAGSGLGAITTTITYAKSGWYGVCLLGACVSFMALLFWCLTRHVNIVIRHCVET encoded by the coding sequence ATGAATAGTCCCTGTACATCGGCTTTATCACAAAATGAAAAGCATTGTTTAATCCAGTCCAAAAAATTGCCGACCTGTTTGGTGTGGCTATTTGCCATTGCAAGTGGTCTGAGTGTTGCCAATGTTTATTATGCGCAACCATTGCTTGATGCAATTGCAGCGGATTTGGCAATCAGTTATGCCGCTGTTGGCAGTGTCATTCTCGTGACTCAACTGGGTTGTGCGATCGCTTTATTGTTGTTAGTTCCATTGGGAGATCGAGTCGATCGTAGACGTTTAATGCTATTACAGCTATTCGGATTGGTGCTTGCATTGACTGCTGTAAGTATCACTAAAACGGCTATAGGCATATTTGCAAGTATGTTTGCTGTTGGCATGTTAGGGACTGCTATGACGCAGGGACTGATTGCCTATGCTGCAAGTGTTGCCGAATCCCATGAGCGTGGATATGTCGTAGGTACAGCACAAAGTGGCGTGTTTATCGGATTGTTATTAGCACGTGTTTTTGCTGGAGGTGTGAGCGATTTAGCTGGATGGAGGAGCGTATATTTTTGTGCAGCAACACTGATGTTGATGATTGCATTCCCACTTTGGAAATCCTTGCCAGTACGATCCAATACACAGAATACGTTGGCTTATCCTCGTTTGATTTTGTCGATGTTAAGTTTGCTTTATCACAATAAACTATTACAAATACGAGGCATATTGGCATTGCTGATGTTTGCAGTATTTAATATTTTTTGGAGTGCACTGGCATTATTGTTGAGTTCTCCTCCTTATCAGTATTCCCATACCGCTATCGGTGCATTTGGTTTGGTTGGGGCACTGGGGGCATTAATGGCCACAAAAGCTGGACAATGGGCAGATCAAGGCTTTGCACAAAGAACCAGTGCTTTTGCATTGCTCGTCATCTTATTGTCTTGGTTGGCATTCGCTCAAATGGAATACTCAATTGTGGCATTAATCATCGGTATTTTATTACTGGATCTGGGTGGGCAAGCTTTACATGTCACCAATCAAAGCATGATCTTACAAACTGGACAGGACAATCAAAGCCGCTTAATTGGACTGTATATGTTGTTCTATGCCGCAGGTAGTGGATTGGGAGCAATCACTACAACCATCACCTATGCAAAATCGGGGTGGTATGGGGTATGTTTACTGGGTGCCTGTGTAAGCTTTATGGCCTTATTGTTTTGGTGCTTAACACGGCATGTTAACATAGTCATTAGACACTGCGTAGAAACATAA
- a CDS encoding CopD family protein produces the protein MSEYWIFAAWFNKISLYLGMIMVIGGSFCYFLLGRYTAIKSTIVQYMTLGAVLGLLSSVLAFLLLIGSFSNTGLLGMFNWTYINIIINTATGHTHFIRIFSFALILLLLIFKLNQKNIRVNIFEKIFWVISIFLVTYSFSQLGHVTNLSIFAQLLLTIHVLLMSVWMGSLYPLWKISHIITGLPLKQAMHLFGRIAAFIVAILIACGVSIALLLFKDVDTLLTTPYGQGFIIKLLFVFSILLLAAFNKWYFTPRLQQPKFAKQLGYAILFEMSLGLIILMTTAYITTVVGIE, from the coding sequence ATGTCTGAATATTGGATATTTGCCGCTTGGTTTAACAAAATAAGCCTTTATCTCGGCATGATTATGGTCATTGGCGGTTCATTCTGCTACTTCCTATTAGGCCGTTATACTGCAATAAAAAGTACCATTGTCCAATATATGACATTGGGTGCAGTTTTAGGATTGCTTTCAAGCGTATTGGCCTTTTTACTTTTAATTGGTAGCTTTTCTAATACAGGTCTACTGGGCATGTTTAATTGGACCTATATCAATATTATAATTAATACTGCTACAGGACATACCCACTTCATTCGAATCTTCAGCTTTGCACTGATTCTGTTATTACTCATTTTTAAGCTCAATCAAAAAAACATTCGAGTTAATATCTTTGAAAAGATCTTTTGGGTGATTTCTATATTCCTAGTCACTTATAGTTTTTCTCAACTGGGTCATGTGACCAATTTATCCATTTTTGCCCAGCTGTTATTGACCATCCATGTGCTTTTAATGTCTGTCTGGATGGGATCACTGTACCCATTATGGAAAATCAGCCACATCATCACTGGACTGCCATTAAAACAGGCTATGCATCTATTTGGGCGGATTGCGGCATTTATTGTAGCGATATTAATTGCATGCGGTGTCAGCATCGCTCTGTTGTTGTTTAAGGATGTTGATACCCTCCTCACAACGCCTTATGGGCAAGGTTTTATCATTAAACTATTATTTGTTTTTAGCATTTTATTATTAGCTGCATTTAATAAATGGTACTTTACCCCGCGCTTGCAACAGCCTAAATTTGCGAAACAGTTGGGTTATGCCATCCTGTTTGAAATGTCACTTGGGTTAATTATTTTAATGACCACCGCATATATCACGACTGTGGTCGGGATTGAGTGA
- a CDS encoding copper resistance CopC family protein, giving the protein MSLVQNSKTMLRNLIIGTTLTIATSTAFAHVSLISASPAANTVVSTQPKNLSLNFGDEVMLMKIQVLDEQRRELPLNYKVSHDLKKTFDIAIPTLKKGKYTVLWSTMGKDGHNMNGEYSFSFK; this is encoded by the coding sequence ATGAGTCTTGTACAAAACAGTAAAACCATGTTGCGCAACCTGATCATCGGTACAACCCTAACCATCGCCACATCTACGGCCTTTGCTCATGTCAGCTTGATCAGTGCTAGCCCTGCTGCAAATACCGTTGTTTCAACCCAACCTAAAAACCTAAGCCTTAATTTTGGTGATGAGGTGATGTTAATGAAAATTCAAGTGTTAGATGAACAACGCCGAGAATTGCCGCTGAATTATAAAGTCAGCCATGACCTGAAAAAAACCTTTGATATTGCCATCCCTACACTGAAAAAAGGCAAATATACCGTGCTTTGGAGCACCATGGGCAAAGATGGTCATAACATGAATGGTGAATATAGTTTCAGCTTTAAATAA
- a CDS encoding TCR/Tet family MFS transporter, which yields MNRSLFIIFSTIALDAIGIGLIFPILPTLLQDISHTHQTALYIGLLGSLYAAMQFIFSPMLGALSDKFGRRPILLLSLAGSTTNYILLTFSHSLVLLFMGRIIAGMSSANMSVASAYLVDISKPEQRAKHFGLMSAMFGAGFIIGPILGGLLGEYWLRLPFLIAAILTGHNFLLTYWALSESKTADHTHQESAMTLNPFKAFASLRSIPNVLPLIATFFIFSATGEAYAVCWALWGHAAFQWNAFWIGLSLGMFGLCQMLVQAFVPQHASSRFGNRNTVLIGMSCSAIALVVMAFAQQGWMIFAIMPIFALGSIGTPSLQALASQKVSSEQQGQFQGIIASTISLASMFAPLLFSSLYFQFQSKWPGAIWLSVAVIYLLALPLVLRSLKPNLQP from the coding sequence ATGAATCGCTCTCTATTTATTATTTTTTCGACCATTGCTTTAGATGCAATCGGAATCGGGCTTATTTTTCCAATTTTACCCACATTACTTCAAGATATTAGCCATACTCACCAAACTGCGCTGTACATCGGTCTGCTCGGTAGTCTCTATGCTGCCATGCAATTTATCTTTTCCCCCATGCTCGGTGCATTAAGTGACAAGTTTGGACGACGACCGATTCTGCTGCTGTCACTGGCAGGCTCGACCACCAACTATATATTGCTCACCTTTTCACATAGCCTCGTACTGTTATTCATGGGGCGAATCATTGCAGGCATGAGCAGTGCCAATATGTCTGTTGCGTCTGCTTATCTGGTGGATATCTCAAAACCAGAACAGCGTGCAAAACATTTTGGCTTAATGAGCGCGATGTTTGGCGCAGGTTTTATTATTGGGCCAATCCTGGGTGGTTTGCTCGGTGAATATTGGCTCAGGCTTCCCTTTTTGATTGCAGCCATACTGACAGGTCACAACTTTTTATTGACCTATTGGGCGCTATCTGAATCAAAAACAGCAGATCATACTCATCAAGAATCTGCAATGACACTTAATCCATTTAAAGCTTTTGCTTCACTTCGCTCGATCCCCAATGTGTTGCCCTTAATTGCCACTTTTTTTATCTTTAGTGCCACAGGTGAAGCCTATGCGGTTTGCTGGGCTTTATGGGGACATGCAGCTTTTCAATGGAATGCTTTCTGGATCGGTCTTTCTTTAGGCATGTTTGGTTTATGCCAAATGCTGGTTCAGGCTTTTGTTCCACAACACGCATCCAGCCGCTTTGGTAATCGAAATACAGTCTTAATCGGCATGAGTTGTAGCGCTATTGCCTTAGTGGTGATGGCTTTTGCGCAGCAAGGCTGGATGATTTTTGCCATCATGCCAATTTTCGCCCTAGGCAGTATCGGTACCCCATCTTTACAAGCCTTGGCTTCACAAAAAGTCTCATCTGAACAACAAGGCCAGTTTCAGGGCATCATTGCATCGACGATCAGTTTAGCCTCTATGTTTGCCCCACTGTTGTTCTCTAGCCTATATTTTCAATTTCAATCCAAATGGCCAGGTGCTATATGGTTAAGCGTGGCCGTGATTTATCTGCTTGCCCTTCCACTTGTCCTTCGTAGCCTGAAACCAAACCTACAGCCATAA
- a CDS encoding MFS transporter, with protein sequence MASNTGTLENAFPQAQFPPNDQPQKFILRVVGAVAFAHLLNDSIQAVVTASYPMLKAEFSLSFAEIGWIALVYQITASLLQPWIGLYTDKHPKPYLLPLGMAATLLGIGLMAIAASFQGLLFAAALIGVGSSTFHPEASRIARTASGGRFGTAQSMFQVGGNTGSAIGPLMAAAVIIPNGQGAIGLFVLVAALAIFVLLRVTKWVIKQTPVQRVASQPAISTLTRKQVIQAMAVICVLMFAKFIYIAAITNYFTFYLIERFNVSIQTSQLYLFIFLGAVALGTFAGGPVGDRIGRKAVIWVSFLGIAPFALMLPYVGLTGTAILVIIIGLVMSSAFSALVVYAQEAVPGRVGMVAGLMFGLMFGIGGIGAAGLGHLADTHGIVWVYKLCSFLPLLGFITALLPNTKK encoded by the coding sequence ATGGCAAGCAATACAGGCACTCTTGAGAATGCATTTCCACAAGCGCAATTTCCACCCAATGATCAACCCCAAAAGTTCATATTACGCGTTGTCGGCGCAGTAGCGTTTGCCCATCTGCTAAATGATTCGATTCAAGCCGTGGTGACTGCAAGTTATCCGATGTTAAAGGCCGAATTCTCTTTAAGTTTTGCTGAAATTGGCTGGATTGCCTTGGTCTATCAAATCACCGCCTCTTTATTACAACCTTGGATTGGTCTCTATACGGACAAGCATCCAAAACCCTATTTATTACCTTTAGGCATGGCAGCCACACTGCTTGGTATTGGTTTGATGGCAATTGCTGCAAGCTTTCAAGGCTTATTGTTTGCTGCTGCACTCATTGGGGTGGGTTCATCAACCTTCCACCCAGAAGCCTCTCGCATCGCCCGTACCGCGTCAGGTGGGCGTTTTGGTACCGCCCAATCCATGTTTCAGGTTGGCGGCAATACCGGTTCTGCGATTGGGCCATTAATGGCTGCGGCTGTGATTATTCCGAATGGACAAGGGGCGATTGGTTTATTTGTTTTGGTTGCTGCTTTGGCCATATTTGTTTTATTACGTGTGACCAAATGGGTCATCAAGCAGACACCTGTGCAGCGTGTTGCCAGTCAACCTGCCATTTCTACCTTGACCCGTAAACAAGTGATTCAGGCAATGGCCGTGATTTGTGTGTTGATGTTTGCCAAGTTTATCTATATCGCGGCCATTACCAATTATTTCACTTTCTACCTGATTGAACGCTTTAATGTTTCGATTCAGACCTCTCAGCTGTATCTATTTATATTTTTAGGCGCAGTAGCACTCGGTACTTTTGCTGGAGGTCCAGTTGGAGACCGTATTGGACGTAAAGCTGTGATTTGGGTGTCATTCTTAGGCATTGCCCCATTTGCGCTGATGTTGCCTTATGTCGGCTTAACTGGCACGGCAATTCTGGTCATTATTATTGGTTTAGTCATGTCCTCAGCCTTTTCAGCCTTAGTGGTCTATGCACAAGAAGCAGTACCCGGTCGTGTCGGTATGGTTGCTGGTTTGATGTTCGGTCTTATGTTTGGTATTGGTGGAATTGGCGCAGCAGGTCTTGGTCACTTGGCTGATACCCATGGCATTGTATGGGTATATAAGCTCTGCTCTTTCCTACCACTGTTAGGTTTTATCACAGCGTTATTGCCGAATACCAAAAAATAA
- a CDS encoding helix-turn-helix transcriptional regulator: MRNIQVNDFQDVLRDVMATGNDYPDSHLLPSHRHNRGQCLYAITGVLTVITHTGSWVVPPKRALWIPAGIDHEVHMGGITKTRSAYILPQAAMQADLPSHCAVINVSPLLHELLSTAVDLPAEYQLGGRDDYLMRLIIEEIALMPELPLNAPLPQEPRLAALCLQLLKTPSLEDDLDHIAAQVGMSRRNFTRIFRQQTGMSFSNWRQQACLLNALTRMELGQSITSVAMELGYSSSSAFTAAFKRSLGAAPRFYLQGK; this comes from the coding sequence ATGCGCAATATTCAGGTCAATGATTTTCAGGATGTACTGCGTGATGTAATGGCAACAGGTAATGACTACCCAGATAGTCACCTGCTGCCGAGTCATCGGCATAACAGAGGTCAATGTCTATATGCCATTACAGGAGTACTTACGGTGATAACCCATACAGGCAGTTGGGTGGTGCCACCGAAACGTGCGCTTTGGATTCCTGCTGGGATTGACCATGAAGTGCATATGGGTGGGATTACCAAAACACGCAGTGCCTATATTCTTCCACAAGCTGCAATGCAGGCAGATTTGCCCAGCCATTGTGCAGTGATCAATGTATCGCCGTTATTGCATGAGCTACTGTCTACTGCAGTTGATCTCCCTGCGGAATACCAATTGGGTGGTCGAGATGATTATTTAATGCGATTGATTATTGAAGAAATTGCACTCATGCCAGAGTTGCCTTTAAATGCGCCCTTACCACAAGAGCCGCGTTTAGCTGCCTTGTGTTTGCAATTGTTGAAGACACCGAGCTTGGAGGATGATCTTGATCATATTGCAGCGCAGGTGGGGATGAGTCGCCGTAACTTCACCCGAATTTTTCGGCAGCAAACTGGGATGAGTTTTAGCAATTGGCGGCAGCAAGCCTGTTTACTCAATGCGTTGACCCGAATGGAATTGGGCCAATCCATTACCAGTGTGGCAATGGAGCTGGGTTATAGCAGCAGCAGTGCTTTTACCGCAGCTTTTAAACGTTCTTTAGGCGCGGCGCCACGTTTTTATTTACAAGGAAAATAA
- a CDS encoding crosslink repair DNA glycosylase YcaQ family protein: MISLLKRLALSHQGLEQNNKFGEGLSGTQQAIEHLGYVQIDTISVVERAHHHVLWSRVPNYQLGHLNQLVQDQLVFEHWAHAASYLPMRDYRYAMPLMNSVRNGESRYFSRGDQQLMQEILAQVKAEGRIRLRNMEKGKREGAAGWWNAGPSRKAIEQLFMQGDLMICERNGMEKVYDLAERCIPQGIDLSTPTLQEYAQYLLDTAIRAHGVFTWKQLLHLKTNKDLREIMRKLLDEQIDAGVIKLIKLENGQPIYVASAVLAHEPNIQAEVKILSPFDNLVIHRERLSSLFGFDYRIECYVPAAKRQYGYFCLPLLYADDFVGQIDCKVHRREKRLEVISLHVQEAKLQDQDSFLLALKRELQRFAQFNQCTSIDLDKINMG, from the coding sequence ATGATTTCATTATTAAAACGCTTAGCTTTATCTCATCAAGGTTTAGAACAAAATAATAAATTTGGTGAGGGATTATCGGGAACACAACAAGCGATTGAACATCTGGGTTATGTGCAAATAGATACCATTTCCGTGGTTGAGCGCGCCCATCATCATGTGCTGTGGAGTCGGGTGCCGAATTATCAATTGGGTCATTTAAATCAACTGGTACAAGATCAGCTTGTTTTTGAGCATTGGGCGCATGCAGCGTCCTATTTACCGATGCGAGATTATCGCTATGCCATGCCGTTGATGAATTCAGTGCGTAATGGGGAAAGTCGTTACTTCTCAAGAGGCGATCAGCAACTAATGCAGGAGATTCTGGCGCAGGTGAAAGCTGAAGGCAGAATCCGACTTAGAAATATGGAAAAAGGCAAACGGGAAGGTGCCGCAGGTTGGTGGAATGCAGGGCCAAGCCGCAAGGCGATTGAGCAGTTATTCATGCAAGGCGATTTAATGATCTGTGAACGCAATGGCATGGAAAAAGTCTATGATCTGGCTGAACGTTGCATACCACAGGGCATTGATCTAAGCACACCGACTTTACAGGAATATGCACAGTATTTATTGGATACAGCTATACGTGCTCATGGCGTATTTACATGGAAGCAATTACTGCATTTGAAAACCAATAAGGATTTACGTGAAATTATGCGTAAATTACTTGATGAACAGATTGATGCTGGCGTGATCAAGCTGATTAAGCTTGAAAATGGACAACCGATTTATGTGGCCAGCGCCGTGTTAGCGCATGAACCGAACATCCAAGCAGAGGTCAAAATATTGTCTCCTTTCGATAATCTGGTGATTCATCGTGAACGTTTAAGCAGCTTGTTTGGATTTGATTATCGCATTGAATGTTATGTGCCTGCCGCCAAAAGACAATATGGTTATTTCTGCTTACCGCTGCTTTATGCGGATGATTTTGTGGGGCAAATTGATTGCAAAGTGCATCGTCGTGAAAAGCGATTAGAAGTGATTAGTTTGCATGTGCAAGAGGCTAAACTGCAGGATCAAGATTCATTCTTGCTTGCACTCAAACGAGAGTTACAACGTTTCGCTCAGTTTAATCAATGTACGAGTATTGACCTAGATAAGATCAACATGGGATAG
- a CDS encoding acyl-CoA dehydrogenase — MSRVEFRWDDPFLIEQQLSEEERMIRDTAHAFCQDQLMPRVLDQFRHETTDPHIFREMGELGLLGPTIPEQYGGAGLNYVSYGLIAHEIERVDSGYRSMASVQSSLVMVPIHEFGTEQQKQKYLPKLATGEWIGCFGLTEPDHGSDPGSMACRAKKVAGGYRLTGAKMWITNSPIADVFVVWAKELSPEGNVGPIRGFILEKGWQGLSAPAIHGKVGLRASITGEIVMDQVFVPEENAFPEVRGLKGPFTCLNSARYGIAWGAMGAAEFCWHTARQYTLDRKQFGKALAANQLIQKKLADMQTEIALGLQLALRFGRMKDDGIASVEATSLIKRNNCGKALEIARLARDMLGGNGISDEFGVARHLVNLEVVNTYEGTHDVHALILGRAQTGLAAF, encoded by the coding sequence ATGAGCCGTGTTGAATTTCGCTGGGATGATCCATTTTTAATTGAGCAGCAACTAAGCGAAGAAGAGCGCATGATCCGTGATACAGCCCATGCCTTCTGCCAAGACCAGTTAATGCCACGGGTGCTTGATCAATTCCGCCATGAAACAACCGATCCGCATATCTTTAGAGAAATGGGTGAATTAGGCCTGCTCGGACCCACCATCCCAGAACAATATGGTGGTGCAGGATTAAATTATGTGAGTTATGGACTGATTGCCCATGAAATTGAACGCGTGGACTCTGGCTATCGCTCAATGGCCAGTGTGCAAAGTTCTTTGGTGATGGTTCCCATTCATGAATTCGGGACTGAACAGCAAAAGCAAAAATATTTACCCAAACTTGCAACAGGTGAATGGATTGGCTGTTTTGGTCTAACCGAACCCGATCATGGTTCAGATCCAGGCAGTATGGCCTGTCGCGCCAAAAAAGTAGCAGGTGGCTACCGCTTAACTGGCGCCAAGATGTGGATTACCAACAGTCCAATTGCGGATGTATTTGTGGTGTGGGCTAAAGAGCTTTCACCTGAAGGAAATGTCGGCCCGATTCGTGGCTTTATTTTAGAAAAAGGTTGGCAAGGACTTTCTGCGCCTGCAATTCACGGTAAAGTCGGCTTAAGAGCGTCTATTACGGGTGAAATTGTGATGGATCAAGTCTTTGTGCCTGAAGAAAATGCATTTCCAGAGGTTCGTGGCTTAAAAGGCCCTTTCACCTGCTTGAACAGTGCCCGTTATGGTATTGCTTGGGGCGCCATGGGTGCAGCCGAGTTTTGCTGGCATACTGCACGCCAATACACCCTAGATCGAAAACAATTTGGTAAAGCACTGGCTGCCAACCAACTGATTCAAAAAAAATTAGCCGATATGCAAACAGAAATTGCGCTCGGCCTACAGCTTGCCCTTCGCTTTGGTCGAATGAAAGATGACGGTATTGCCTCAGTGGAAGCGACCTCTCTGATTAAACGCAATAATTGTGGTAAGGCCTTGGAGATTGCCCGTTTGGCACGAGATATGTTGGGCGGAAATGGAATTAGTGATGAATTTGGTGTTGCCCGTCATCTGGTCAATCTTGAAGTTGTGAATACCTATGAAGGCACCCATGATGTGCATGCTTTGATCTTAGGCCGTGCCCAAACAGGACTCGCAGCGTTCTAA